One part of the Musa acuminata AAA Group cultivar baxijiao chromosome BXJ1-5, Cavendish_Baxijiao_AAA, whole genome shotgun sequence genome encodes these proteins:
- the LOC135584238 gene encoding uncharacterized protein LOC135584238 isoform X3 codes for MKGRSQRLPPAEPPDDWGDGSWTVDCSCGVTFDDGEEMVSCDECGVWVHTRCSRYVRGEASFACHNCKAAARRLRSASAAAVGHFPLPVDTEETEVAQLLVELPTKTDVCPPPPPPPLQPADSAAGPHRRRLWAEIPLEDRVHVQGVPGGEPNLFGGLSSIFTSQLWKCTGYVPKKFNFRYREFPCWEEDEEKKEGEEEAENPANRGADVLFSLSKEIIPYVPMKKFDAAIKEGEGKVSSGSRSSLSCRKKDRSRLRTVGQANVAKKRREEPGETKDWTGKKKTRSSAEKIASDTKRRGSVPFTGMKKFEFQKDKDLQLEEASVPGPKSEDQTEELHSASCFAGQPKGMGHSDKPKHLLADSSMIAREVKVEKVDQLETVKTEKSDNSPKMDVASRGGTSQIAKESSTDEVSSRAMYCMKEPKDESNFEGRLAKVSSSVVMDSGTSKPASADLANGCKELLDKPVLSGSKDAVILSTKMDANEVKIEGADDLSTGNLNFTAPCTVAKLPAIDSQQHGQLLNQLSEGIQDQENKSSFPSHGHWSQDVSRECNEFKDSITSRTGELLKHCSQVENSAEQKGTLEIGHGVIKDSSTSFSPVVTKLSVPCTNMSSSTSTSSAGKASHLTKQARAKVSTNTAAKKEGAPTPAGENMGEILENPAKGQSKVSLFSGSRPSKTSRTSYDSASEHLVSDSKEELPFQSSKASGKEDRTAVLRTHDVAGSLQSQVASVQIKQTSTNLSHRTERSHQSAPYTSSKVLSTSIFMHPSASSNATTTLSDEELALLLHQELNSSPRVPRVPRVRQAAGIQSTPTTGMSVLSKRPSVSGGKDQVSVFRRKNKEDASKYVTRNSQELNDESRKKGRLSSFPDQRHQQSSISSEKKKESQIRPPDLALIKNISLASGEGEKSDPFSSSEVSEHITSIACSSPRDIPRDEGGVIVRTLPGLIDEIMSKDKHIRYEELCNAVRPHWHDLRKPNGERYAYPSYLHAVHDCLRNRSEWAHLIDQGPKTNSSKKRRKAEVDPDVATIESENEKARTRASKEEDNAVDSHREDFPKRKRNARKRRRLELRGTGVMEEGRKRRSRAAVSDYYSAALSHSSNEGNESLFSEDESQVAGPHAGGTETSSSSSDDST; via the exons ATGAAGGGGCGGTCGCAGCGGCTGCCCCCGGCGGAGCCCCCGGACGACTGGGGCGACGGGTCGTGGACGGTGGACTGCTCCTGCGGCGTCACCTTCGACGACGGGGAGGAGATGGTGAGCTGCGACGAGTGCGGCGTGTGGGTGCACACCCGCTGCTCCCGCTACGTCCGCGGCGAGGCGTCCTTCGCTTGCCACAACTGCAAGGCCGCCGCCCGGAGGCTCCGCtcagcctccgccgccgccgtcggGCACTTCCCCCTCCCCGTTGACACCGAGGAGACCGAGGTCGCCCAGCTCCTCGTGGAGCTCCCCACCAAGACCGATGTCTGCCCGCCACCTCCCCCTCCGCCGCTACAGCCGGCCGACTCCGCGGCTGGGCCCCATCGGCGCCGTCTCTGGGCGGAGATTCCGCTCGAGGACCGTGTCCACGTGCAGGGGGTCCCCGGCGGCGAGCCGAACCTCTTCGGAGGCCTCTCATCGATCTTCACGTCGCAGCTCTGGAAGTGCACCGGGTACGTGCCCAAGAAGTTCAATTTCCGATACAGGGAGTTCCCTTGttgggaggaggacgaggagaagaaagagggggaggaggaggccgaGAACCCGGCCAACAGAGGGGCTGATGTGCTATTCTCCCTCTCCAAGGAGATCATTCCTTATGTTCCGATGAAGAAGTTTGATGCGGCCATCAAGGAGGGAGAAGGGAAAGTCTCAAGTGGCAGCCGCTCATCCCTGAGTTGCAGAAAGAAGGATAGGAGCAGGCTTCGGACAGTTGGGcaggcaaatgttgctaagaagaggagggaggagccAGGAGAAACAAAGGACTGGACCGGTAAGAAGAAGACTAGGAGTTCTGCTGAGAAAATTGCAAGTGATACTAAGAGGAGAG GTTCTGTACCTTTCACTGGTATGAAGAAATTCGAGTTCCAAAAGGACAAGGATCTCCAGCTTGAAGAGGCAAGCGTTCCAGGTCCAAAAAGTGAAGATCAGACAGAAGAATTACACTCAGCATCCTGTTTTGCTGGTCAGCCAAAAGGAATGGGTCACAGTGACAAGCCCAAGCACCTACTTGCTGATAGTAGTATGATAGCGAGAGAGGTGAAGGTTGAGAAAGTTGACCAGCTGGAAACTGTAAAAACCGAGAAAAGTGATAATTCTCCAAAAATGGATGTTGCATCTCGAGGTGGCACAAGTCAAATTGCAAAAGAATCTAGTACAGATGAG GTTAGTAGCAGAGCCATGTACTGCATGAAAGAACCCAAGGATGAGAGCAATTTTGAAGGGCGTCTAGCTAAGGTTTCTTCAAGTGTTGTGATGGACTCAGGAACCTCAAAGCCTGCCAGTGCTGATCTTGCAAATGGTTGTAAAGAATTGCTAGACAAGCCAGTACTTTCAGGCTCAAAAGATGCAGTGATATTAAGCACAAAAATGGATGCAAATGAAGTGAAAATTGAAGGTGCTGATGACCTGTCAACAGGGAATTTAAATTTCACTGCTCCTTGTACAGTTGCAAAGTTGCCTGCTATAGACAGCCAACAACATGGGCAATTATTGAATCAGTTATCTGAGGGTATTCAGGACCAAGAAAACAAATCTAGTTTTCCATCTCATGGACATTGGTCTCAGGATGTTAGCAGAGAGTGTAATGAATTTAAAGATAGTATAACTTCAAGAACTGGTGAGCTTCTGAAACATTGCAGTCAAGTGGAGAATTCAGCAGAACAAAAAGGCACACTGGAGATAGGACATG GTGTCATAAAGGATTCTTCAACTTCATTTTCACCAGTTGTCACCAAGCTATCTGTTCCATGTACAAACATGTCTTCCAGTACGTCTACATCCTCAGCTGGTAAGGCAAGCCATTTAACCAAACAAGCACGAGCAAAGGTGAGCACAAATACTGCTGCCAAGAAAGAAGGTGCACCAACTCCAGCTGGAGAAAATATGGGAGAGATTTTAGAAAATCCGGCAAAAGGTCAGTCAAAAGTTTCCCTATTTTCTGGATCTAGGCCATCAAAAACTAGTAGAACATCTTATGATTCTGCCTCTGAGCATCTGGTATCAGATTCAAAAGAAGAATTGCCTTTTCAATCTTCAAAAGCTTCCGGCAAAGAGGACAGAACAGCAGTTTTACGCACTCATGATGTTGCTGGTTCATTGCAGTCCCAAGTAGCTTCTGTTCAAATAAAGCAGACTTCCACAAACCTGTCTCATAGAACTGAAAGAAGTCATCAGTCAGCTCCATACACTTCCTCAAAAGTTCTAAGCACCTCTATTTTTATGCATCCATCTGCATCAAGCAATGCTACCACGACTTTAAGTGATGAAGAG CTCGCACTATTGCTGCATCAAGAATTAAACAGCTCTCCTAGAGTTCCCAGGGTGCCACGTGTGCGGCAAGCTGCTGGCATACAGTCAACCCCCACCACCGGCATGAGTGTGCTTTCCAAACGCCCTTCTGTTTCTGGGGGAAAGGATCAAGTCTCG GTATTCAGaaggaaaaacaaagaagatGCATCGAAATATGTTACCCGCAATTCTCAAGAGTTAAATGATGAGAGCAGGAAAAAGGGTAGGTTGTCATCTTTTCCAGACCAGAGACATCAGCAATCATCCATCTCATCAGAGAAGAAAAAGGAATCACAGATTAGACCTCCTGACTTGGCGTTAATAAAGAATATTTCTCTTGCCTCTGGTGAAGGTGAAAAAAGTGATCCTTTTTCCTCATCTGAGGTTAGTGAACATATTACTTCTATAGCATGCAGCTCACCTAGGGATATTCCGAGAGATGAAGGTGGTGTTATTGTGCGCACTTTGCCTG GATTGATAGATGAGATTATGAGTAAAGATAAGCACATAAGGTATGAAGAGCTGTGCAATGCTGTTCGCCCG CATTGGCATGATTTAAGAAAACCCAATGGCGAGCGGTATGCTTATCCGAGTTATTTACATGCGGTCCATGATTGTCTGAGGAACAGGAGTGAATGGGCTCATCTAATAGATCAAGGTCCTAAG ACAAATTCAagcaagaagaggaggaaggccgAGGTTGACCCTGACGTGGCAACAattgaatctgaaaatgaaaaagCAAGGACCAGAGCTTCAAAGGAAGAAGACAACGCGGTGGACTCACATAGAGAAGATTTTCCAAAGCGCAAACGCAATGCGCGGAAGCGTAGGCGACTTGAGCTACGAGGAACCGGTGTGATGGAGGAGGGTAGGAAGAGGCGGAGCCGAGCTGCCGTTTCAGATTATTACTCTGCCGCATTGTCTCATTCGAGCAATGAGGGCAATGAATCCCTCTTCAGCGAGGACGAAAGCCAAGTGGCCGGACCACATGCTGGTGGGACCGAAACCTCTAGTTCTAGCTCAGACGACTCCACTTGA
- the LOC135584238 gene encoding uncharacterized protein LOC135584238 isoform X5, with translation MKGRSQRLPPAEPPDDWGDGSWTVDCSCGVTFDDGEEMVSCDECGVWVHTRCSRYVRGEASFACHNCKAAARRLRSASAAAVGHFPLPVDTEETEVAQLLVELPTKTDVCPPPPPPPLQPADSAAGPHRRRLWAEIPLEDRVHVQGVPGGEPNLFGGLSSIFTSQLWKCTGYVPKKFNFRYREFPCWEEDEEKKEGEEEAENPANRGADVLFSLSKEIIPYVPMKKFDAAIKEGEGKVSSGSRSSLSCRKKDRSRLRTVGQANVAKKRREEPGETKDWTGKKKTRSSAEKIASDTKRRGSVPFTGMKKFEFQKDKDLQLEEASVPGPKSEDQTEELHSASCFAGQPKGMGHSDKPKHLLADSSMIAREVKVEKVDQLETVKTEKSDNSPKMDVASRGGTSQIAKESSTDEVSSRAMYCMKEPKDESNFEGRLAKVSSSVVMDSGTSKPASADLANGCKELLDKPVLSGSKDAVILSTKMDANEVKIEGADDLSTGNLNFTAPCTVAKLPAIDSQQHGQLLNQLSEGIQDQENKSSFPSHGHWSQDVSRECNEFKDSITSRTGELLKHCSQVENSAEQKGTLEIGHGTKNFNESTNSRLQDLNSLIPDAVNLAVGVIKDSSTSFSPVVTKLSVPCTNMSSSTSTSSAGKASHLTKQARAKVSTNTAAKKEGAPTPAGENMGEILENPAKGQSKVSLFSGSRPSKTSRTSYDSASEHLVSDSKEELPFQSSKASGKEDRTAVLRTHDVAGSLQSQVASVQIKQTSTNLSHRTERSHQSAPYTSSKVLSTSIFMHPSASSNATTTLSDEELALLLHQELNSSPRVPRVPRVRQAAGIQSTPTTGMSVLSKRPSVSGGKDQVSVFRRKNKEDASKYVTRNSQELNDESRKKGRLSSFPDQRHQQSSISSEKKKESQIRPPDLALIKNISLASGEGEKSDPFSSSEVSEHITSIACSSPRDIPRDEGGVIVRTLPGLIDEIMSKDKHIRYEELCNAVRPHWHDLRKPNGERYAYPSYLHAVHDCLRNRSEWAHLIDQGPKIERNGSFVPDKFKQEEEEGRG, from the exons ATGAAGGGGCGGTCGCAGCGGCTGCCCCCGGCGGAGCCCCCGGACGACTGGGGCGACGGGTCGTGGACGGTGGACTGCTCCTGCGGCGTCACCTTCGACGACGGGGAGGAGATGGTGAGCTGCGACGAGTGCGGCGTGTGGGTGCACACCCGCTGCTCCCGCTACGTCCGCGGCGAGGCGTCCTTCGCTTGCCACAACTGCAAGGCCGCCGCCCGGAGGCTCCGCtcagcctccgccgccgccgtcggGCACTTCCCCCTCCCCGTTGACACCGAGGAGACCGAGGTCGCCCAGCTCCTCGTGGAGCTCCCCACCAAGACCGATGTCTGCCCGCCACCTCCCCCTCCGCCGCTACAGCCGGCCGACTCCGCGGCTGGGCCCCATCGGCGCCGTCTCTGGGCGGAGATTCCGCTCGAGGACCGTGTCCACGTGCAGGGGGTCCCCGGCGGCGAGCCGAACCTCTTCGGAGGCCTCTCATCGATCTTCACGTCGCAGCTCTGGAAGTGCACCGGGTACGTGCCCAAGAAGTTCAATTTCCGATACAGGGAGTTCCCTTGttgggaggaggacgaggagaagaaagagggggaggaggaggccgaGAACCCGGCCAACAGAGGGGCTGATGTGCTATTCTCCCTCTCCAAGGAGATCATTCCTTATGTTCCGATGAAGAAGTTTGATGCGGCCATCAAGGAGGGAGAAGGGAAAGTCTCAAGTGGCAGCCGCTCATCCCTGAGTTGCAGAAAGAAGGATAGGAGCAGGCTTCGGACAGTTGGGcaggcaaatgttgctaagaagaggagggaggagccAGGAGAAACAAAGGACTGGACCGGTAAGAAGAAGACTAGGAGTTCTGCTGAGAAAATTGCAAGTGATACTAAGAGGAGAG GTTCTGTACCTTTCACTGGTATGAAGAAATTCGAGTTCCAAAAGGACAAGGATCTCCAGCTTGAAGAGGCAAGCGTTCCAGGTCCAAAAAGTGAAGATCAGACAGAAGAATTACACTCAGCATCCTGTTTTGCTGGTCAGCCAAAAGGAATGGGTCACAGTGACAAGCCCAAGCACCTACTTGCTGATAGTAGTATGATAGCGAGAGAGGTGAAGGTTGAGAAAGTTGACCAGCTGGAAACTGTAAAAACCGAGAAAAGTGATAATTCTCCAAAAATGGATGTTGCATCTCGAGGTGGCACAAGTCAAATTGCAAAAGAATCTAGTACAGATGAG GTTAGTAGCAGAGCCATGTACTGCATGAAAGAACCCAAGGATGAGAGCAATTTTGAAGGGCGTCTAGCTAAGGTTTCTTCAAGTGTTGTGATGGACTCAGGAACCTCAAAGCCTGCCAGTGCTGATCTTGCAAATGGTTGTAAAGAATTGCTAGACAAGCCAGTACTTTCAGGCTCAAAAGATGCAGTGATATTAAGCACAAAAATGGATGCAAATGAAGTGAAAATTGAAGGTGCTGATGACCTGTCAACAGGGAATTTAAATTTCACTGCTCCTTGTACAGTTGCAAAGTTGCCTGCTATAGACAGCCAACAACATGGGCAATTATTGAATCAGTTATCTGAGGGTATTCAGGACCAAGAAAACAAATCTAGTTTTCCATCTCATGGACATTGGTCTCAGGATGTTAGCAGAGAGTGTAATGAATTTAAAGATAGTATAACTTCAAGAACTGGTGAGCTTCTGAAACATTGCAGTCAAGTGGAGAATTCAGCAGAACAAAAAGGCACACTGGAGATAGGACATGGTACAAAAAATTTTAATGAATCTACAAACTCAAGATTGCAAGATTTGAATAGTTTAATTCCTGATGCAGTTAATTTGGCAGTAGGTGTCATAAAGGATTCTTCAACTTCATTTTCACCAGTTGTCACCAAGCTATCTGTTCCATGTACAAACATGTCTTCCAGTACGTCTACATCCTCAGCTGGTAAGGCAAGCCATTTAACCAAACAAGCACGAGCAAAGGTGAGCACAAATACTGCTGCCAAGAAAGAAGGTGCACCAACTCCAGCTGGAGAAAATATGGGAGAGATTTTAGAAAATCCGGCAAAAGGTCAGTCAAAAGTTTCCCTATTTTCTGGATCTAGGCCATCAAAAACTAGTAGAACATCTTATGATTCTGCCTCTGAGCATCTGGTATCAGATTCAAAAGAAGAATTGCCTTTTCAATCTTCAAAAGCTTCCGGCAAAGAGGACAGAACAGCAGTTTTACGCACTCATGATGTTGCTGGTTCATTGCAGTCCCAAGTAGCTTCTGTTCAAATAAAGCAGACTTCCACAAACCTGTCTCATAGAACTGAAAGAAGTCATCAGTCAGCTCCATACACTTCCTCAAAAGTTCTAAGCACCTCTATTTTTATGCATCCATCTGCATCAAGCAATGCTACCACGACTTTAAGTGATGAAGAG CTCGCACTATTGCTGCATCAAGAATTAAACAGCTCTCCTAGAGTTCCCAGGGTGCCACGTGTGCGGCAAGCTGCTGGCATACAGTCAACCCCCACCACCGGCATGAGTGTGCTTTCCAAACGCCCTTCTGTTTCTGGGGGAAAGGATCAAGTCTCG GTATTCAGaaggaaaaacaaagaagatGCATCGAAATATGTTACCCGCAATTCTCAAGAGTTAAATGATGAGAGCAGGAAAAAGGGTAGGTTGTCATCTTTTCCAGACCAGAGACATCAGCAATCATCCATCTCATCAGAGAAGAAAAAGGAATCACAGATTAGACCTCCTGACTTGGCGTTAATAAAGAATATTTCTCTTGCCTCTGGTGAAGGTGAAAAAAGTGATCCTTTTTCCTCATCTGAGGTTAGTGAACATATTACTTCTATAGCATGCAGCTCACCTAGGGATATTCCGAGAGATGAAGGTGGTGTTATTGTGCGCACTTTGCCTG GATTGATAGATGAGATTATGAGTAAAGATAAGCACATAAGGTATGAAGAGCTGTGCAATGCTGTTCGCCCG CATTGGCATGATTTAAGAAAACCCAATGGCGAGCGGTATGCTTATCCGAGTTATTTACATGCGGTCCATGATTGTCTGAGGAACAGGAGTGAATGGGCTCATCTAATAGATCAAGGTCCTAAG ATTGAACGGAATGGATCGTTTGTTCCAGACAAATTCAagcaagaagaggaggaaggccgAGGTTGA